One genomic segment of bacterium includes these proteins:
- a CDS encoding DinB family protein, translating into MKEELKKVIDRLQEHINLVPLEFLKYPEGELRRKPAPDKWSKKEILGHLIDSAANNHHRFIKIQFMPSPFLVESYAQNDWVRIQNYNQKDTQQLVEFWRTYNEHIIYIMQNTPDQNLDIELKPQDAFAKANTLFLLMKDYVDHIDHHLKQIFS; encoded by the coding sequence TTGAAAGAAGAACTAAAAAAAGTTATTGACCGGTTACAGGAACACATCAATTTAGTTCCATTAGAATTTCTGAAATATCCTGAAGGAGAACTGAGAAGAAAACCTGCACCCGACAAATGGTCTAAGAAAGAAATATTAGGACACCTCATTGACTCAGCGGCCAATAACCATCACAGATTTATTAAAATTCAATTTATGCCCTCTCCGTTTTTAGTTGAATCATATGCTCAAAATGATTGGGTGAGAATCCAAAACTATAATCAAAAAGATACACAACAACTTGTCGAATTTTGGAGAACTTATAACGAACACATCATATACATAATGCAAAACACTCCGGATCAAAATCTTGATATTGAACTAAAACCGCAGGATGCATTTGCAAAGGCTAACACTTTATTCTTGTTGATGAAAGATTATGTAGATCATATAGATCATCATTTAAAGCAGATTTTCAGCTAG
- a CDS encoding DUF4397 domain-containing protein — MKFRNLILALAVSITAFTFVGCDDEEDPMQPVPSNSSTMVIHASPDAPGVDILVDNTVAGTNLTYLQNTPYLTLPSGTRNIKVNVTGTATTVIEGNINFEKDKSYSIFAVNSVASIEPLVLEDNLAAPASGKAHVRFIHLSPDAPAVDITLADGTVVFGNVAFKGYTAFTPLDAGTYNLQVRLAGTSTVVLDLGSITLTSGDIYTAYARGFVAGTGNQELGAAIIVNN; from the coding sequence ATGAAGTTCAGAAATCTTATTTTAGCTCTTGCAGTGTCAATAACTGCATTTACTTTCGTTGGCTGTGATGATGAAGAGGATCCAATGCAGCCGGTTCCATCAAATTCTTCAACAATGGTAATTCACGCATCTCCGGATGCACCAGGTGTTGATATACTAGTTGATAATACAGTTGCCGGTACAAACTTGACTTACTTGCAGAATACTCCTTACCTGACCTTACCAAGCGGTACAAGGAATATTAAAGTTAATGTTACAGGTACAGCTACTACAGTAATAGAAGGCAATATCAATTTTGAAAAAGATAAATCTTATTCAATTTTCGCAGTAAACTCTGTTGCAAGTATTGAGCCGTTAGTTCTCGAAGATAATTTGGCAGCGCCAGCATCTGGGAAAGCTCATGTCAGATTTATTCACCTATCTCCTGATGCACCAGCAGTTGATATTACTCTTGCCGATGGTACAGTAGTTTTCGGTAATGTAGCATTCAAAGGATACACTGCTTTTACTCCGCTTGATGCCGGAACTTATAACTTGCAGGTAAGACTCGCTGGAACTTCAACAGTTGTGCTTGATTTGGGTAGCATCACACTTACATCTGGTGATATCTACACAGCATATGCAAGAGGTTTTGTAGCCGGAACTGGTAATCAGGAATTAGGTGCAGCAATCATCGTTAATAATTAA
- a CDS encoding ABC transporter ATP-binding protein: MIEIKNLHKSFNSNKVLQGVNLEIETGETLVIIGRSGCGKSVLIKHIVGLLYPDEGYVKVEGQRVDELSMKELYNLRSKFGFLFQGSALFDSMTVEENIALPLVESGKKFSRMELDKKIAEKLELVGMAGVQNLKPAELSGGMKKRVGLARALITDPDYIFYDEPTTGLDPIMSDSIDDLIKELTEKLNATSVVVTHDMYSVKNVANNVAMMHEGKIYFLGSPAELISSNDRIIKEFIQRTE; encoded by the coding sequence ATGATAGAAATAAAGAATCTCCACAAATCATTTAACAGCAACAAAGTTCTTCAGGGAGTAAATCTTGAAATTGAAACCGGAGAAACTTTAGTGATTATCGGCAGAAGCGGATGTGGTAAGAGTGTTTTAATAAAGCATATTGTTGGTCTGCTTTATCCGGATGAAGGTTATGTAAAAGTGGAAGGCCAGAGAGTCGATGAACTTAGTATGAAGGAACTTTATAATCTGAGAAGTAAGTTCGGTTTTTTATTCCAGGGTTCCGCGCTTTTCGATTCAATGACAGTCGAAGAAAATATTGCACTGCCGCTGGTTGAATCCGGGAAAAAATTTTCAAGAATGGAACTTGATAAAAAAATTGCAGAAAAACTTGAATTGGTCGGAATGGCTGGAGTTCAAAACCTGAAACCCGCCGAACTTTCCGGTGGAATGAAAAAAAGAGTTGGACTTGCTCGTGCCCTTATTACTGATCCCGATTATATTTTTTATGACGAACCAACAACAGGGCTGGATCCTATTATGTCTGACTCGATTGATGACCTGATAAAAGAACTGACTGAAAAATTAAATGCAACTTCGGTAGTTGTAACTCACGATATGTACAGCGTAAAAAATGTTGCTAACAATGTTGCAATGATGCATGAGGGAAAAATTTATTTCCTTGGTTCTCCTGCCGAGCTAATCTCTTCTAATGATAGAATTATAAAAGAGTTTATACAGAGAACAGAATAA
- a CDS encoding CBS domain-containing protein: protein MENIKEILHNREIFTVEKGSTIKDVVYYMAEKKVGLVPVMEDGKLVGVFSERDLVRRVIAQNRSLDETKVEDVMSTKLLIADIGEANESVLAKMKEANTRHILIIENEKLVGVLAMRDLLELDLSAARRTVEVLNNYIYSK, encoded by the coding sequence ATGGAAAACATTAAAGAAATACTGCACAACCGTGAAATATTCACTGTTGAAAAGGGGAGTACTATCAAAGATGTAGTTTACTATATGGCAGAAAAGAAAGTTGGTCTCGTTCCTGTCATGGAGGATGGAAAGCTGGTTGGAGTTTTTTCTGAAAGAGATCTGGTCAGACGTGTTATTGCACAAAATAGAAGTCTTGACGAAACCAAAGTCGAAGATGTGATGAGTACCAAGCTGCTTATTGCTGATATCGGTGAAGCGAACGAATCTGTACTTGCTAAAATGAAGGAAGCAAATACAAGACACATTCTGATAATTGAAAATGAAAAGCTGGTTGGTGTATTGGCGATGAGGGATTTGCTGGAACTTGATTTATCCGCGGCTAGAAGAACAGTTGAAGTTCTTAACAACTACATATATTCAAAATAA
- the arcC gene encoding carbamate kinase gives MNKKIAVVALGGNALLRGNEVGTIQQQEKNTYDTCLHLLKLLKDGYELVITHGNGPQVGNIMLRNEAGYKEYKIPQMPLDICVADSQGGIGYMIERQVKNILREHKIRKNVVTVITQVLVDKNDQAFIEPTKPVGRFYLKEEADLLAKSGGFIFKEDPRKRGWRRVVPSPDPIDILNKKVIRDLVKRGNIVIAAGGGGVPVYLDGKKNLVGVEAVIDKDLASSLLAAEINADAFYILTDVPNVYLNFHKPNQQKLEKITVVEAEKYLEEGEFADGSMGPKILSAIRFIKNGGKETIITESTQLSNSECGTRIVADD, from the coding sequence ATGAATAAAAAAATAGCAGTAGTTGCACTTGGCGGAAATGCTCTCCTTAGAGGTAATGAAGTTGGTACAATCCAGCAGCAGGAAAAGAATACTTATGACACCTGTTTACATCTTCTAAAACTTCTTAAAGATGGTTATGAGCTAGTTATAACTCATGGTAACGGTCCGCAGGTTGGAAATATTATGTTAAGAAACGAAGCAGGTTATAAAGAATATAAAATTCCTCAAATGCCTCTTGATATTTGTGTTGCAGATTCGCAGGGTGGAATCGGATATATGATTGAAAGACAGGTAAAGAATATTCTCCGCGAGCATAAGATCAGAAAGAATGTAGTAACTGTAATTACCCAGGTGCTCGTAGATAAGAATGATCAGGCATTTATCGAACCAACAAAACCTGTCGGCAGATTTTATCTGAAAGAAGAAGCGGACCTTCTGGCAAAATCAGGAGGATTTATTTTCAAAGAAGATCCGAGAAAAAGAGGCTGGAGAAGAGTCGTTCCTTCACCAGATCCAATTGACATTCTAAATAAAAAGGTAATTCGTGATTTGGTTAAACGCGGCAATATCGTGATTGCTGCAGGAGGCGGCGGTGTTCCTGTTTATTTAGATGGAAAGAAAAATCTTGTTGGTGTGGAAGCTGTAATTGACAAAGATCTTGCTTCATCATTGCTTGCAGCAGAAATTAACGCAGATGCATTTTATATACTTACCGATGTTCCGAATGTTTACCTTAATTTCCACAAGCCAAATCAGCAAAAACTTGAAAAGATTACTGTGGTTGAAGCTGAGAAATATTTGGAAGAAGGTGAGTTTGCGGACGGTAGTATGGGACCAAAAATTTTATCTGCAATCCGGTTTATTAAAAACGGGGGGAAGGAAACAATAATTACTGAATCAACACAGCTCAGCAATTCCGAATGCGGAACAAGGATTGTTGCTGATGATTAA
- a CDS encoding leucyl/phenylalanyl-tRNA--protein transferase, whose protein sequence is MIRLYASGAFPMADAGTGNINWYLPDVRTIIPLDNYNIPRSTKKAIEDKNFEIRFDTDFEGVLEGCADRESTWISEELKDAYRRLKKRGHIHTVETWKNGKLAGGLYGVTFRGAFFGESMFSKISQASKAALVALLKHLKEKDFVLLDVQYMTEHLKMFGAIEISFEEYTKLLHRAYVKVYEF, encoded by the coding sequence ATGATCCGGCTGTATGCGAGCGGTGCGTTTCCGATGGCTGATGCTGGGACTGGAAATATTAATTGGTATTTACCTGATGTTCGTACAATCATTCCACTCGATAATTACAACATACCCCGCTCCACAAAAAAAGCAATTGAAGATAAAAATTTCGAGATAAGATTTGATACTGACTTTGAAGGAGTTCTTGAAGGTTGTGCCGACAGAGAATCAACCTGGATATCTGAAGAACTGAAAGATGCTTATAGAAGATTAAAAAAACGCGGACACATTCACACAGTTGAAACGTGGAAAAACGGAAAGCTTGCCGGCGGACTTTACGGAGTTACATTCCGTGGTGCATTCTTTGGTGAAAGTATGTTCTCAAAAATTTCGCAAGCGTCCAAAGCGGCACTTGTTGCTTTGCTGAAACATTTGAAAGAAAAAGATTTTGTTCTTCTGGATGTGCAGTATATGACCGAGCACTTAAAAATGTTTGGTGCTATTGAAATTTCTTTTGAGGAATACACTAAGCTGCTGCATAGAGCTTATGTGAAAGTGTATGAGTTTTAA
- a CDS encoding aminopeptidase P family protein, whose product MDNTILKEKINQAVDILKEKNIDMWLTFVRESSMMTDPVMDMISGVNSTWQAALCINKDGDTTAIVGSMEEGNFKKPGLYKNIIPYLKSIREPFRDYIARKNPAKIAINFSKTSVLADGLTYGMYQILLEHLEGTEYAKRLVSSEEIISALRGRKSATEVALMKEAIKETLNIFDAVTKFMKPGMTEIEVANYVRKLHTEKGFEAAWEEGHCPAVFAGPNPNGPHEGPSDKVITNGTIVNMDFGIKYKGYCSDLQRTWYILNDGETKAPEAVQKGFNVIRDSIQKVADAVKPGVKGVDMDTIARSYITQNGYPEYPHGLGHQVGKTVHDGVAGMFPAWERYGNAPFMSLEEGQVFTIEPRLPIEGYGVATIEEEVYITKTGCEFISPPQKELILVEP is encoded by the coding sequence ATGGATAACACTATTCTTAAAGAAAAAATCAACCAGGCAGTAGATATTCTAAAAGAAAAAAATATTGATATGTGGCTGACATTTGTCCGAGAGAGCTCGATGATGACCGATCCTGTGATGGACATGATCTCCGGGGTAAATTCAACCTGGCAGGCAGCATTGTGTATTAATAAAGATGGTGATACAACGGCAATTGTTGGTTCAATGGAAGAAGGAAATTTTAAGAAACCAGGTTTGTATAAAAATATTATTCCCTACCTTAAATCAATTCGTGAACCCTTCAGAGATTATATTGCCAGAAAGAATCCGGCCAAGATTGCAATAAATTTTTCCAAAACTTCTGTGCTTGCTGATGGTTTAACTTATGGAATGTACCAGATTCTTCTCGAGCATCTCGAAGGTACTGAATATGCAAAACGACTCGTTAGCTCAGAAGAAATTATTTCTGCTTTGAGAGGAAGAAAATCAGCAACAGAAGTCGCATTAATGAAAGAGGCAATCAAAGAGACATTAAATATTTTCGATGCAGTTACAAAATTTATGAAACCCGGAATGACGGAAATAGAGGTTGCGAACTATGTCAGAAAACTCCACACTGAAAAAGGATTTGAAGCTGCGTGGGAAGAAGGTCATTGTCCTGCTGTTTTCGCTGGTCCGAATCCAAACGGTCCGCACGAAGGTCCAAGTGATAAAGTTATCACAAATGGAACCATAGTTAATATGGATTTCGGAATTAAGTACAAAGGCTACTGTTCCGATTTGCAGAGAACATGGTACATATTAAACGACGGCGAAACAAAAGCACCTGAGGCTGTCCAAAAAGGATTTAATGTTATCCGCGATTCAATTCAAAAAGTTGCTGATGCAGTAAAACCCGGAGTAAAAGGTGTTGATATGGATACGATTGCAAGATCGTACATAACACAAAATGGTTATCCTGAATATCCTCACGGACTTGGTCACCAGGTTGGCAAAACTGTTCACGATGGAGTTGCGGGAATGTTCCCTGCGTGGGAAAGATATGGCAATGCACCTTTTATGTCTTTGGAAGAAGGACAAGTTTTTACAATTGAACCTAGACTACCGATTGAAGGTTACGGCGTTGCAACAATTGAAGAAGAAGTTTATATCACAAAAACTGGCTGCGAGTTTATATCTCCTCCGCAGAAGGAATTGATTTTAGTAGAACCTTAA
- the gdhA gene encoding NADP-specific glutamate dehydrogenase, with protein sequence MSEYLEKILKDVKTKNPNEPEFHQAVQEVLESLEVVLQRHSEYRSLKILERMVEPERVIMFRVPWMDDQGEIHINRGYRIEMNSAIGPYKGGLRFHPSVTLGILKFLAFEQVFKNSLTTLPMGGGKGGSDFNPKGKSDNEIMRFCQSFMTELFRHIGPDTDVPAGDIGVGAREIGFLYGQYKRLKNEFTGVLTGKGLNWGGSLIRPEATGFGCVYFAQEMLKTKKTSFDGKTVAVSGFGNVAWGAVMKVNELGGKVVTLSGPDGYIYDPDGVKGEKIDYMLKLRSSNKDIVEDYAKEFKVKFFPGKRPWEVKVDVALPCATQNEIFAEDAKELVKNGCICVCEGANMPTTIEAYDIFKEAKILYAPGKASNAGGVATSGLEMSQNSMRLPWSREEVDKRLHEIMVRIHDTCVSTAERFGAPGNYVNGANIAGFLKVADAMIDQGLV encoded by the coding sequence ATGTCAGAATACTTAGAAAAAATATTAAAGGATGTTAAAACAAAAAATCCAAACGAGCCGGAATTTCATCAGGCAGTTCAGGAAGTTCTCGAATCACTTGAAGTTGTGCTTCAGCGTCATTCCGAATACAGATCATTAAAAATTCTTGAGAGAATGGTAGAGCCGGAAAGAGTTATTATGTTCCGAGTTCCGTGGATGGATGATCAGGGAGAAATTCATATCAACCGTGGATACAGAATTGAAATGAACAGTGCGATTGGACCATACAAAGGCGGATTACGTTTTCACCCGTCTGTTACTCTCGGCATATTAAAGTTTTTAGCGTTTGAGCAGGTATTTAAAAATTCACTAACTACGCTTCCAATGGGCGGCGGTAAAGGCGGATCGGATTTCAATCCAAAAGGAAAAAGTGATAACGAAATTATGCGCTTCTGTCAAAGCTTTATGACTGAACTTTTCAGACACATTGGTCCTGATACAGACGTACCAGCAGGAGATATCGGTGTTGGTGCAAGAGAAATTGGATTTCTTTATGGACAATACAAACGATTGAAAAATGAATTCACCGGAGTTCTTACCGGAAAAGGATTAAATTGGGGTGGATCGTTAATTCGTCCGGAAGCAACAGGATTTGGATGTGTTTACTTTGCACAGGAAATGCTGAAGACTAAAAAGACTTCCTTTGATGGAAAGACTGTAGCTGTTTCAGGTTTTGGTAATGTTGCATGGGGAGCTGTAATGAAAGTAAACGAGCTTGGTGGAAAAGTTGTTACTCTTTCCGGTCCGGATGGATACATCTATGATCCTGATGGAGTGAAAGGTGAGAAGATAGATTATATGTTAAAGCTGCGTTCAAGCAATAAAGATATTGTTGAAGATTACGCAAAAGAATTCAAAGTAAAATTCTTCCCTGGTAAAAGACCATGGGAAGTTAAAGTTGATGTTGCTCTGCCTTGTGCGACACAGAATGAAATTTTTGCAGAAGATGCAAAAGAATTAGTGAAGAACGGCTGCATCTGTGTTTGCGAAGGTGCAAATATGCCAACTACAATTGAAGCTTATGATATTTTCAAAGAAGCTAAAATTCTTTATGCACCTGGAAAAGCTTCTAACGCCGGAGGTGTTGCAACATCTGGATTGGAAATGTCGCAGAACAGTATGCGTCTGCCATGGTCAAGAGAAGAAGTTGATAAACGTCTTCACGAGATTATGGTTAGAATCCATGACACTTGTGTATCAACAGCAGAAAGATTCGGAGCTCCGGGTAATTACGTTAACGGTGCAAACATTGCCGGATTCTTAAAAGTTGCTGATGCAATGATTGATCAGGGGCTTGTTTAA